Proteins co-encoded in one Medicago truncatula cultivar Jemalong A17 chromosome 8, MtrunA17r5.0-ANR, whole genome shotgun sequence genomic window:
- the LOC25500467 gene encoding disease resistance protein RUN1 has translation MASSSSSSSSHAATVPLKKYDVFISFRGDDTRAGFTSHLYTALCQSYINTYIDYRIEKGDEVWSELVKAIKESTLFLVVFSENYASSTWCLNELVQIMECGNKNEDDNVVVIPVFYHVDPSHVRKQTGYYGAALAKHREQGNNDDKMIQNWKNVLFQAANLSGFHSTTYRFFNLCIN, from the coding sequence atggcttcttcttcttcttcctcttcctctcatGCTGCTACCGTACCCCTGAAaaaatatgatgttttcatCAGCTTTAGAGGCGATGACACTCGCGCTGGTTTCACAAGCCATCTTTACACTGCTCTATGCCAATCCTATATCAATACCTACATAGATTATAGGATCGAGAAAGGAGATGAAGTTTGGTCAGAACTTGTTAAAGCAATCAAAGAATCCACTCTGTTTCTTGTTGTGTTCTCAGAGAACTATGCATCTTCAACATGGTGTTTGAACGAACTCGTTCAAATAATGGAGTGTGGTAACAAAAATGAGGATGACAACGTTGTTGTCATTCCTGTTTTTTACCATGTTGACCCTTCACACGTGCGGAAACAAACAGGGTATTACGGCGCTGCACTGGCAAAACACAGGGAGCAAGGCAACAATGATGATAAGATGATACAAAATTGGAAGAATGTTCTTTTTCAAGCAGCTAATTTGTCTGGTTTTCATTCAACCACATACAGGTTTTTTAATCTTtgcattaattaa